The proteins below are encoded in one region of Hordeum vulgare subsp. vulgare chromosome 3H, MorexV3_pseudomolecules_assembly, whole genome shotgun sequence:
- the LOC123444385 gene encoding kinesin-like protein KIN-14C has translation MGTFGGQFEDFHADDRRAEVIDWLGGLLPEFDLPLDSSDEELREYLIDGTALCYTADKLMPGVLEGVWGGYASDHRSNVKKFLSVVAEMGLPGFSVKDLEEGSMSSIVECLLALRDNVSTGLGENMSNYAAKTPSRPVAPVSTQGRRSPGEDRRRVLWDAKSPQRSPLLSGQKTNEVFQFKRGQYTDIPAAKISEMIQSNSLDNAPTQSLLRVVNGILDESIERKRGEIPHRVVYLLRNVVQEIEHRISIQAEHIRNQNNIIKTREDKYRSKIKALETLVNGTNEENEMAINRLELVKVEKSKIDERRKLGEQDMVRLIREKEDAENTVNNLRQEIQVMSKMFEEYREQMEAKTNQMEEHLTLRAKEAEFLLMQSKKRIEEVETASELQSQLWSKKANTFRSFMDNQKLSIKDIRISSQSIKQEMFALQMKWRDEISNIGLDLKGLVDAAENYHGVLAENQKLFNEVQELKGNIRVYCRVRPFLPGQDGKSTAVDYIGENGEILISNPSKQGKDGYRMFKFNKVFNTHVSQAEVFSDIQPLIRSVLDGFNVCIFAYGQTGSGKTYTMSGPGTSKEDWGVNYRALNDLFDISLKRRNTFSYEVEVQMVEIYNEQVRDLLSNDIAQKRLGIWSTSQPNGLVVPDASLIPVKSTSDVLDLMEIGQANRAVGSTALNERSSRSHSILTVHVRGLDVKNGSTSRGCLHLIDLAGSERVERSEATGDRLKEAQHINKSLSALGDVIFALAQKNAHVPYRNSKLTQVLQSSLGGQAKTLMFVQVNPDVESCSETISTLKFAERVSGVELGAARSNKEGKDIKDLLEQVASLKDTISRKDMEIEQLQVLKCNVKSPSSLTDKSGSSLVKQSSTASQQNQLISGSIGSGEPEYEDNASDDGCSVGETEYSIGSASEPAADRTQKGPSRLTRFFLTKNGQPAASRPKPKEPVPKTTPIGRRSSIASQAPTGASSIKPPKKRVVP, from the exons ATGGGGACCTTCGGTGGCCAGTTcgaggacttccatgcgg ACGACCGGCGTGCGGAGGTGATAGATTGGCTGGGCGGGCTGCTGCCGGAGTTCGATTTACCGCTGGATTCTTCAGACGAGGAGCTGCGGGAGTACCTTATCGACGGAACGGCGCTGTGCTACACTGCGGACAAGCTCATGCCTGGTGTTCTTGAG GGTGTCTGGGGTGGCTATGCATCAGACCATCGGTCAAATGTGAAGAAGTTCCTCTCTGTTGTTGCGGAGATGGGGCTGCCAGGATTCAGCGTCAAGGATCTTGAGGAG GGATCAATGTCGTCTATAGTAGAGTGTCTCTTGGCTCTAAGGGATAATGTATCAACAGGATTGGGTGAAAATATGTCTAACTATGCTGCTAAGACTCCATCAAGGCCTGTGGCTCCAGTTTCCACACAAGGAAGGAGATCTCCTGGAGAGGACAGAAGAAGGGTTCTTTGGGACGCCAAATCCCCACAAAGAAGTCCACTTCTTTCAG GACAGAAGACTAATGAGGTTTTCCAATTTAAGCGTGGACAGTACACAGATATTCCTGCTGCTAAGATTTCAGAGATGATCCAGTCAAACAGTTTAGAT AATGCTCCTACTCAATCACTACTTAGAGTTGTAAATGGAATTCTGGATGAGAGTATTGAGAGAAAAAGAGGAGAAATACCACAT CGAGTTGTTTATTTACTAAGGAACGTTGTTcaagagattgagcaccgcatttCTATTCAAGCAGAACACATTAGAAAT caaaataatatcatcaaaacGCGCGAGGATAAGTACCGTTCAAAAATTAAAGCACTCGAGACATTAGTAAATGGAacgaatgaagaaaatgag ATGGCAATAAACCGTCTTGAGCTAGTTAAG GTAGAGAAGTCAAAAATTGACGAGAGAAGAAAACTAGGCGAACAAGACATGGTTCGCCTGATACGTGAAAAAGAAGATGCAGAGAATACAGTCAATAACCTTCGGCAGGAAATTCAAGTCATGAGTAAGATGTTCGAAGAATACAGAGAACAGATGGAAGCAAAAACAAACCAAATGGAGGAACACTTGACTCTAAGAGCTAAGGAGGCGGAGTTTCTTCTTATGCAATCGAAAAAGAGAATTGAAGAAGTTGAAACTGCTTCTGAACTGCAATCGCAACTTTGGAGTAAGAAGGCAAATACTTTTCGAAGTTTTATGGATAATCAAAAACTGTCTATTAAG GATATAAGGATATCATCTCAGTCAATTAAGCAGGAAATGTTTGCCCTTCAAATGAAATGGAGGGATGAAATATCTAACATCG GACTTGACCTAAAAGGTTTGGTAGATGCTGCTGAAAATTACCATGGAGTTCTTGCTGAAAATCAGAAATTATTTAATGAAGTGCAAGAACTAAAAG GTAATATAAGAGTATATTGTCGTGTCAGACCATTTCTTCCCGGTCAAGACGGAAAATCAACCGCAGTTGATTATATTGGTGAGAATGGTGAAATTCTCATTTCAAATCCCTCCAAGCAAGGAAAGGATGGTTATCGGATGTTCAAGTTTAACAAGGTCTTTAATACACATGTTTCTCAAG CTGAAGTTTTCTCCGATATCCAGCCTTTGATTAGATCTGTTCTTGATGGATTCAATGTGTGCATTTTTGCATACGGCCAAACTGGATCTGGCAAGACATACACAATG AGCGGCCCCGGCACATCGAAAGAAGATTGGGGTGTTAACTATCGAGCTTTAAATGACTTGTTTGATATCTCGCTAAAAAGGAGAAACACTTTCTCATATGAGGTGGAAGTGCAAATGGTTGAGATATACAATGAACAAGTCCGGGATCTTCTATCAAATGATATTGCACAAAAGAG ACTCGGGATTTGGAGTACTTCTCAACCTAATGGACTTGTCGTACCTGATGCAAGTTTAATCCCTGTCAAATCAACATCAGATGTATTAGACTTAATGGAAATTGGACAAGCAAATAGAGCAGTTGGATCAACAGCTCTGAATGAAAGGAGTAGTAGGTCCCACAG CATTTTAACCGTGCATGTGAGAGGGCTGGACGTGAAGAATGGATCTACTTCTCGAGGATGTCTACATCTGATTGATCTTGCTGGGAGTGAGAGAGTTGAGCGATCTGAAGCAACCGGAGATAGATTAAAGGAAGCACAACATATTAATAAATCTCTTTCTGCTCTTGGAGATGTCATCTTTGCTTTGGCCCAGAAGAATGCTCATGTGCCCTACAGAAACAGCAAATTGACTCAAGTTCTTCAGAGCTCTTTAG GTGGGCAAGCAAAGACGCTAATGTTTGTTCAAGTAAACCCCGATGTGGAATCATGTTCAGAAACCATAAGTACTTTGAAATTTGCTGAAAGAGTTTCTGGGGTCGAGTTAGGTGCTGCAAGGAGCAACAAAGAGGGCAAGGATATAAAAGATCTGCTAGAACAG GTTGCGTCTTTGAAAGACACAATATCACGTAAGGATATGGAAATTGAACAGCTCCAAGTCCTTAAATGCAATGTCAAATCTCCCAGCTCATTAACGGATAAAAGCGGCAGTAGCTTGGTAAAACAGTCCTCTACGGCAAGCCAACAGAACCAACTAATATCAG GGTCCATTGGATCAGGTGAACCCGAATACGAAGATAATGCATCCGACGATGGTTGCTCGGTAGGCGAAACTGAGTATTCTATCGGCAGCGCTTCAGAACCAGCAGCAGATCGAAC GCAGAAGGGTCCATCAAGACTGACCAGGTTTTTCCTGACGAAGAACGGGCAGCCAGCTGCTTCCAGGCCGAAACCGAAGGAACCTGTTCCAAAGACGACGCCCATAG GTCGCCGGAGCTCGATAGCCAGCCAGGCCCCGACCGGAGCATCTTCGATCAAGCCCCCGAAGAAGCGGGTGGTCCCGTAA
- the LOC123440239 gene encoding uncharacterized protein LOC123440239 — protein MATASFVAYLETPRELRVLGFRAPPPSPITGVLTNGGSGLTEHGECSDGDEDDEVGRFLRRSARVPVLRLPQRAIPRKEKSDKAVWAPPVIDMRLLASPDAGGPAVEALRSAAVALGCFQAVGHGVNECLLSAAAGRASSLTPEEEEEAGGEDEEDGEELWWSHREGDQFRTGAGDLFIQLEQTAARLMDALRRDSVGATMDRVDRNGSQLCIRTHHRRRCDGGSGSVGPITISSQDEILRMLIKSSRCPRALALRLCPGASAFHVFSRQRGRARFRPVGGAVVVTVGDQLQAWSSGLYKSVAGTPAYSGDGLRFCDVVVSAEYRYSHSHSHSCSSDSKPVQADAGKIIQLNLQIMVATCLVLVYHFLLSWLYTICCH, from the exons ATGGCTACTGCGTCCTTCGTTGCCTACCTCGAGACGCCTAGAGAGCTCCGGGTGCTGGGGTTCCGGGCGCCGCCGCCGTCTCCGATCACCGGCGTCCTAACAAACGGTGGATCTGGGTTAACTGAGCACGGCGAGTGCTCCGACGGCGACGAGGATGACGAGGTCGGCAGGTTCCTGCGCCGCTCGGCCAGAGTTCCGGTGCTGCGGCTGCCGCAGAGGGCTATACCACGGAAGGAGAAGAGTGATAAGGCGGTGTGGGCTCCCCCGGTCATCGACATGCGCCTGCTGGCTTCGCCGGATGCCGGTGGGCCGGCGGTGGAGGCGCTGAGGTCGGCGGCCGTCGCGCTTGGCTGCTTCCAGGCGGTTGGCCATGGGGTCAATGAGTGCTTGCTCTCAGCTGCGGCGGGGAGGGCGAGTTCACttacgccggaggaggaggaggaggccggtggAGAAGATGAGGAAGATGGTGAGGAGCTGTGGTGGTCACACAGGGAAGGAGACCAGTTCAG GACCGGAGCAGGCGATTTGTTCATCCAGCTGGAGCAAACCGCAGCCAGACTCATGGACGCCCTGCGGCGAGACAGCGTTGGCGCCACCATGGACAGGGTTGACAGGAACGGCTCGCAACTCTGCATACGCACGCACCACCGCCGGCGGtgcgatggcggcagcggctctgTTGGGCCGATCACTATCAGCAGCCAGGACGAGATCCTGAGGATGCTGATCAAGAGCTCGCGCTGCCCGCGTGCCCTCGCTCTCCGCCTCTGCCCCGGCGCCTCGGCGTTCCACGTCTTCTCCCGGCAGCGGGGACGGGCCAGGTTCCGCCCAGTCGGCGGCGCCGTCGTGGTCACCGTCGGAGACCAGCTTCAG GCATGGAGCAGTGGACTCTACAAGAGCGTGGCTGGGACACCAGCTTACAGCGGCGACGGTCTGCGATTCTGTGACGTTGTTGTCTCAGCGGAGTACAGGTACAGCCACAGCCACAGCCACTCCTGCTCTTCGGACAGCAAGCCCGTGCAAGCGGATGCCGGGAAGATCATTCAGTTGAATCTGCAGATCATGGTAGCAACCTGCCTTGTACTCGTGTACCACTTTCTCCTGTCATGGTTGTATACGATTTGTTGCCACTAG
- the LOC123444386 gene encoding casein kinase 1-like protein HD16, with protein MPVLRSAARRAREAQEAAAAAAAAEAPVVPPTARRRRAARRQEAGGVREAAAAEEERAAAEEIAPAEVPGEPASEEPMDDQDSADKQTSDDASPIPETVQVANSPTYKVERKLGKGGFGQVYVGRRISAKAPGAVEVALKFEHKDSKGCSHGPPYEWKVYDILGGIHGVPRVHYKGRQGDYFIMVMDMLGFSLWDACCNNSHTMSVEMVACIAIEAISILEKVHSKGYVHGDVKPENFLLGPPGTPEEKKLFLVDLGLATKWKERSTGHHVEYDQRPDIFRGTVRYASVHAHLGRIGSRRDDLESLAYTLVFLLRGRLPWQGYQGENKGFLVCKKKMCTSPESLCSFCPQPFEEFVEYVVNLKFDEEPNYAKCISLFDSIVGPNPDIRPINTDGAQKLIHQVGQKRGRISLEGETDEQPKKKIRMGMPATQWISVYNARRSMKQRYHYNVADSRLAQHIDKGNEDGLFISCISSCINLWAVIMDAGTGFSSQVYELSPHFLHKEWIMDQWDRNYYITALAGANNGSSLVVMSKGTPYTQQSYKVSDTFPFKWINKKWRDNFYVTSMATAGKKWAVVMSRNAGFSEQVVELDFLYPSEGVHKRWDSGYRITAVAATWDQTALILSVPRRKPTDETQETLRTSAFPSQHVKEKWSKNLYLASVCYGRTVS; from the exons ATGCCTGTGCTGCGTAGTGCGGCTCGCAGGGCCCGTGAGGCGCAGGAggcggcggctgcggcggcggcggcggaggcaccGGTTGTGCCACCTACGGCGAGGAGGCGCAGGGCGGCGAGAAGGCAGGAGGCGGGAGGCGTCCGTGAGGCTGCCGCGGCGGAGGAAGagagggcggcggcggaggagatcGCGCCCGCGGAGGTCCCGGGGGAACCCGCCAGTGAGGAGCCCATGGATGACCAGGACAGCGCCGACAAACAGACCAGCGACGATGCCTCTCCAATCCCTGAGACG GTCCAGGTGGCCAATTCACCTACGTATAAAGTTGAAAGGAAGCTCGGGAAAGGAGGATTTGGCCAAGTATACGTTGGCCGCCGCATTTCAGCTAAAGCTCCAGGCGCAGTTGAG GTGGCGTTAAAGTTTGAGCATAAGGACAGCAAAGGATGTAGCCATGGCCCTCCATATGAGTGGAAGGTTTACGA TATCCTTGGTGGCATTCATGGGGTTCCTCGAGTCCACTACAAAGGGCGCCAAGGGGATTACTTCATTATG GTTATGGATATGCTCGGTTTCAGTCTGTGGGATGCATGTTGTAATAATTCCCACAC AATGTCAGTTGAGATGGTTGCTTGCATAGCTATCGAAGCTATCTCCATACTTGAGAAAGTGCACTCAAAAGG ATATGTCCACGGGGATGTGAAACCCGAGAATTTCTTGCTAGGACCTCCTGGAACCCCTGAAGAGAAAAAACTGTTTCTCGTCGACCTTGGCTTAG CTACCAAGTGGAAGGAAAGATCGACAGGCCATCATGTTGAGTATGACCAGCGACCTGATATTTTCAG GGGAACAGTTCGTTATGCTAGTGTTCATGCACATCTTGGGAGGATAGGCAGCAGGAGGGATGACTTAGAATCACTAGCTTATACACTAGTCTTTCTTCTACGGGGACGTCTACCTTGGCAAGGCTACCAG GGTGAAAACAAGGGTTTTCttgtttgcaaaaagaaaatgtgCACCTCTCCAGAATCTCTCTGTAGCTTCTGCCCACAGCCCTTCGAGGAGTTTGTAGAATATGTGGTCAACTTGAAATTTGATGAAGAACCCAACTATGCCAAGTGTATCTCCCTTTTTGATAGTATAGTGGGCCCAAATCCAGATATCAGGCCAATTAACACAGATGGGGCTCAGAAG CTTATACACCAAGTTGGCCAAAAGAGAGGGCGCATATCGTTGGAAGGAGAGACAGATGAGCAAccaaagaagaagatcaggatgggaATGCCTGCAACACAGTGGATAAGTGTTTATAATGCAAGGCGGTCTATGAAACAAAG GTATCACTACAATGTTGCAGATTCAAGGCTTGCACAACACATTGACAAAGGGAATGAAGATGGACTGTTTATTAGTTGCATATCGTCTTGTATAAATCTGTGGGCAGTAATCATGGATGCTGGCACtgggttctcttctcaagtttatGAACTTTCACCACATTTCCTCCACAAA GAATGGATAATGGACCAATGGGATAGGAACTACTATATAACTGCACTTGCTGGAGCAAACAATGGGAGTTCCCTGGTAGTGATGTCTAAAG GAACACCGTATACTCAGCAGTCCTATAAAGTAAGTGATACCTTTCCCTTCAAGTGGATAAACAAGAAATGGCGTGATAATTTCTATGTGACTTCCATGGCAACTGCTGGAAAGAAATGGGCGGTTGTTATGTCTCGCAATGCAGGGTTTTCCGAACAG GTTGTTGAGCTGGACTTCTTGTACCCTAGTGAGGGAGTCCATAAGAGGTGGGACAGTGGTTACCGGATAACAGCAGTTGCTGCGACTTGGGATCAGACTGCACTGATCTTAAGTGTACCAAGAAGGAAGCCTACCGATGAAACTCAAGAGACACTGAGAACATCTGCTTTCCCCAGTCAGCATGTGAAG GAGAAATGGTCCAAGAATCTCTACCTTGCTTCAGTATGTTATGGGCGTACCGTATCGTAG